In Mycolicibacterium mucogenicum DSM 44124, the following are encoded in one genomic region:
- a CDS encoding ABC transporter permease, which yields MNFLHQAIAYIFTAANWTGPAGLGMRMLEHLEYTGIAVLCSALVAVPVGMYVGHTGRGTALVVGGVNALRALPTLGVLLLGVLLWGLGLVPPTVALMLLGIPPLLAGTYAGIANVDPVVVDAARAMGMTGRQVLLRAEVPNAMPLIVGGLRTATLQVVATATVAAYASLGGLGRFLIDGIKVRQFYLALVGALLVAALALALDAALALAVRASRPGPSGVSIVTTKAGLRRLR from the coding sequence ATGAATTTCCTGCACCAGGCAATCGCCTACATCTTCACCGCGGCCAACTGGACCGGCCCGGCGGGCCTCGGCATGCGGATGCTCGAGCACCTGGAGTACACCGGCATCGCGGTGCTGTGCAGTGCGCTCGTCGCCGTTCCCGTGGGCATGTACGTCGGGCACACCGGTCGCGGCACGGCCCTGGTGGTCGGCGGCGTCAACGCCCTGCGCGCCCTGCCCACCCTCGGCGTCCTGCTCCTCGGCGTCCTGCTGTGGGGACTGGGACTGGTGCCGCCGACCGTCGCGCTGATGCTGCTGGGCATTCCGCCACTGCTGGCCGGGACGTATGCCGGGATCGCCAACGTCGATCCGGTGGTGGTCGACGCCGCCCGCGCCATGGGCATGACCGGGCGCCAGGTGCTGCTGCGCGCCGAGGTACCCAACGCCATGCCGCTGATCGTCGGCGGGCTGCGGACCGCGACGCTCCAGGTGGTCGCCACCGCGACCGTCGCGGCGTACGCCAGCCTGGGCGGGCTGGGCCGGTTCCTCATCGACGGCATCAAAGTGCGCCAGTTCTATCTCGCGTTGGTCGGCGCGCTACTCGTGGCGGCGCTCGCGCTGGCTCTGGACGCCGCCTTGGCGTTGGCTGTGCGGGCGTCGCGGCCCGGTCCGTCCGGAGTTTCAATCGTGACTACGAAGGCGGGCCTCCGTCGCCTACGGTAG
- a CDS encoding putative glycolipid-binding domain-containing protein gives MSADQSDVTEPAWPAILTWRAPDVSRMESVRVQLSGNRIKAYGRIVAAATEIHPAFSASYDLVTDESGATKRLSLTVTLAQRERQLSIARDEENMWLVQDHQNQARRAAYNGALDVDVVFSPFFNALPIRRTGLHNRTASVSLPVVYVRVPDLTVEAVTIGYTSAGPGKPIKLDSPVADTSITVDDDGFILGYPGLAERI, from the coding sequence GTGAGCGCAGACCAGTCCGATGTCACCGAACCCGCCTGGCCCGCGATTCTGACCTGGCGCGCGCCGGATGTGTCGCGCATGGAGTCGGTCCGGGTCCAGTTGTCCGGCAACAGGATCAAGGCATACGGCCGGATCGTGGCCGCTGCCACCGAGATTCATCCCGCGTTCAGCGCGTCGTATGACCTGGTCACCGACGAGAGCGGCGCCACCAAACGCCTGTCTCTCACCGTCACCCTCGCGCAGCGCGAACGGCAGCTGTCCATCGCGCGTGACGAAGAGAACATGTGGCTGGTGCAGGACCATCAGAACCAGGCCCGGCGCGCCGCCTACAACGGCGCCCTGGACGTCGACGTCGTCTTCAGCCCGTTCTTCAACGCCCTGCCCATCCGGCGTACCGGCCTGCACAACCGCACCGCGTCGGTGTCGCTGCCCGTCGTCTACGTCCGGGTGCCGGACCTGACGGTGGAAGCCGTCACCATCGGCTACACCAGTGCCGGCCCGGGCAAGCCGATCAAGCTGGACTCGCCCGTCGCAGACACCTCGATCACCGTCGACGACGACGGCTTCATCCTCGGCTACCCCGGACTGGCAGAGCGGATCTGA
- a CDS encoding class I adenylate-forming enzyme family protein yields the protein MNLATLPDRRAAAAPHAPAVADDETDLDNAAFLDAVQRAAGALHQRGVRAGDVVGIMLPNRAAFVVALFATWRLGAVATPISPTLVPAEVAYQVADAGAVVLVVDRDVDSDVTVLHVDDMGGEPRTADPVAGNDDDLALLIYTSGTTGRPKGVMLDNANLNAMCAMVIEGFELTDADHSLLILPLFHVNGIVVSVLSPLLAGGHTTIAGRFNPATFFTRLESSRATYFSAVPTIYTMLLGLPPEVQPDTSAVRFAVCGAAPASIELLEGFEKRYGIPLVEGYGLSEGSCASTGNPLNGPRKVGTVGIPLPGQEIRIVDLAGAEVPQGELGEVIIKGPNVMRGYLNRPEETEKTLKDGWLHTGDVGRFDEDGYLVLVDRAKDMIIRGGENIYPKEIETVVHQVAGVAEAAVVGRASGLYGEEPVLFVSAHQGAELDVDNIAAHLQASLSKYKLPVDITVLETLPKNPVGKIDKPSLRKTLTATDPRI from the coding sequence ATGAACCTCGCCACCCTGCCCGACCGCCGCGCTGCTGCGGCGCCCCACGCACCGGCCGTCGCCGACGACGAGACCGACCTCGACAACGCCGCATTTCTCGATGCCGTCCAGCGCGCCGCCGGGGCTCTGCATCAGCGCGGTGTGCGCGCCGGCGACGTCGTCGGCATCATGCTCCCGAACCGCGCGGCATTCGTCGTCGCGCTGTTCGCCACGTGGCGGCTCGGCGCCGTCGCGACGCCCATCAGCCCGACCCTGGTGCCCGCCGAAGTCGCCTACCAGGTGGCCGACGCCGGCGCCGTCGTGCTCGTCGTCGATCGTGACGTCGACTCCGACGTCACGGTGCTGCACGTCGACGACATGGGTGGCGAGCCCCGCACGGCCGATCCCGTGGCCGGCAATGACGACGACCTGGCCCTGCTGATCTACACCAGCGGCACCACCGGCCGGCCCAAGGGTGTCATGCTCGACAACGCCAACCTGAATGCCATGTGCGCCATGGTGATCGAAGGCTTCGAGCTGACCGATGCCGACCACAGCCTGCTCATCCTGCCGCTGTTCCACGTGAACGGCATTGTCGTCAGCGTGCTGTCGCCGCTGCTCGCCGGCGGCCACACCACCATCGCCGGCCGATTCAATCCGGCGACCTTCTTCACCCGCCTGGAATCCAGCCGCGCCACCTATTTCTCCGCGGTGCCAACCATTTACACCATGCTGCTGGGCCTGCCGCCCGAGGTGCAGCCCGACACCTCCGCGGTCCGGTTCGCCGTGTGCGGTGCCGCACCGGCCAGCATCGAACTGCTGGAGGGCTTCGAAAAGCGCTACGGCATTCCCCTCGTCGAGGGCTACGGGCTGTCCGAGGGATCGTGCGCCAGCACCGGCAACCCGCTGAACGGGCCGCGCAAGGTTGGCACCGTCGGAATCCCGTTGCCGGGTCAGGAAATTCGCATCGTCGACCTGGCCGGTGCCGAAGTGCCCCAGGGTGAACTCGGCGAGGTGATCATCAAGGGACCCAACGTGATGCGCGGTTACCTGAACCGGCCCGAGGAGACCGAGAAGACCCTGAAGGACGGCTGGCTGCACACCGGCGACGTCGGTCGGTTCGACGAGGACGGGTATCTGGTCCTGGTCGACCGAGCCAAGGACATGATCATCCGCGGCGGCGAGAACATCTACCCCAAGGAGATCGAGACCGTCGTGCACCAGGTTGCCGGCGTCGCCGAGGCCGCCGTGGTCGGACGCGCGAGCGGGCTCTACGGCGAAGAGCCGGTGCTGTTCGTCTCCGCGCATCAAGGAGCCGAACTCGACGTCGACAACATCGCCGCGCACCTGCAGGCGTCACTGTCGAAATACAAACTGCCCGTAGACATCACGGTTCTGGAGACGCTGCCGAAGAACCCTGTCGGCAAGATCGACAAGCCGTCGCTGCGCAAAACCCTCACCGCCACCGATCCGCGAATCTAG
- a CDS encoding tRNA adenosine deaminase-associated protein, which yields MGVQRAQAQQQVADLPDGFGVAVVREDGAWRCVPLKRAALVDLAAAETELRELRSAGAVFGLLNVDDEFFVIVRPAPSGARLLLSDATAALDYDIAADVLEKLDADLSLEELEEDDPFEEGDLGLLADLGLPEAVLGVILADDEYADEQLSRIAQEMGFNDELVAVLDKLGR from the coding sequence ATGGGAGTACAGCGCGCGCAGGCACAGCAGCAGGTTGCCGATCTCCCCGACGGTTTCGGGGTCGCGGTCGTCCGGGAGGACGGCGCATGGCGTTGCGTCCCGCTGAAGCGCGCGGCGCTGGTGGATCTGGCCGCCGCCGAGACCGAACTTCGTGAACTGCGTTCCGCCGGGGCGGTTTTCGGCCTCCTCAACGTCGACGACGAGTTCTTCGTGATCGTCCGCCCGGCGCCCTCCGGGGCCCGGCTGTTGCTGTCGGACGCCACCGCGGCACTGGACTACGACATCGCGGCCGACGTGCTGGAGAAGCTGGACGCCGACCTGAGCCTCGAAGAGCTCGAGGAAGATGACCCGTTCGAGGAAGGCGACCTCGGGCTGCTGGCCGACCTGGGCCTGCCCGAGGCGGTGCTCGGCGTGATCCTCGCCGACGACGAATACGCCGACGAACAACTCAGCCGCATCGCCCAGGAGATGGGCTTCAACGACGAACTCGTGGCGGTATTGGACAAGCTGGGGCGGTGA
- a CDS encoding nucleoside deaminase yields the protein MVSSSDERLIRLALEAAELAGADDVPIGAVVVSADGVELARAANARESLGDPTAHAEILALRAAAAVHGDGWRLEGATLAVTVEPCTMCAGALVMSRVARVVFGAWEPKTGAVGSLWDVVRDRRLTHRPEVRGGVLEAECAALMEGFFARQR from the coding sequence ATTGTCAGCTCCAGTGACGAACGGCTGATCCGGCTGGCGTTGGAGGCCGCCGAACTCGCCGGTGCCGACGACGTGCCGATCGGCGCGGTGGTCGTTTCTGCCGACGGGGTGGAGCTGGCCCGGGCCGCGAACGCCCGCGAATCTCTGGGTGACCCCACCGCACACGCGGAAATCCTGGCGCTGCGCGCGGCCGCGGCCGTCCACGGCGACGGTTGGCGGCTGGAAGGGGCGACGCTGGCCGTCACCGTTGAGCCGTGCACCATGTGCGCCGGCGCGCTGGTGATGTCCCGGGTGGCCCGCGTGGTGTTCGGGGCGTGGGAACCCAAGACCGGCGCCGTCGGCTCGCTGTGGGATGTGGTCCGTGACCGGCGGCTGACGCACCGGCCCGAGGTCCGTGGTGGGGTGCTGGAGGCCGAGTGCGCGGCGCTCATGGAGGGGTTCTTCGCCCGGCAGCGGTAG
- a CDS encoding prephenate dehydrogenase has product MCVLGMGLIGGSLMRAGQAAGREVFGYNRSIDAVRSATADGFDATEDLTAALKRAAASDALIVLAVPVPALPIMLERIRDTAPDCPLTDVVSVKGNVLQQVQEYGLLDRFVGGHPMAGTAHSGWAAGTPDLFAGAPWVVSVDDHVDPQVWAQVMHLALDCRAVIVPARSDEHDAAAAAISHLPHLLAEALAATAGEVPLAFALAAGSFRDGTRVAATAPDLVRAMCEANATELTTMLDRAMELLSQARSSLVEAQSVAELVESGHAARVRYDSFRRPQIIATTIGADGWREELAAQGRAGGVIRSALPVRGSRG; this is encoded by the coding sequence GTGTGTGTGCTCGGTATGGGACTCATCGGCGGTTCGCTGATGAGGGCCGGGCAGGCCGCGGGCCGCGAGGTGTTCGGATACAACCGGTCGATCGATGCGGTCCGCTCGGCGACGGCCGACGGCTTCGACGCGACCGAGGACCTCACCGCGGCACTGAAGCGCGCCGCGGCGAGCGATGCGCTCATCGTCCTGGCGGTGCCGGTCCCGGCACTGCCGATCATGCTCGAACGCATCCGCGATACTGCTCCGGATTGCCCGCTCACCGACGTGGTGAGCGTCAAAGGCAATGTCCTGCAACAAGTTCAGGAGTACGGCCTGCTCGACCGATTCGTCGGCGGGCACCCGATGGCCGGCACCGCGCATTCCGGCTGGGCGGCCGGCACCCCGGATCTGTTCGCCGGGGCACCGTGGGTGGTGAGCGTGGACGACCACGTCGACCCCCAGGTATGGGCACAGGTGATGCATCTGGCGCTGGACTGCCGCGCCGTGATCGTGCCCGCGCGCTCCGATGAACACGACGCCGCGGCCGCCGCGATCTCGCACCTGCCGCACCTGCTGGCCGAGGCGCTGGCCGCGACGGCCGGTGAGGTTCCGCTGGCATTCGCCCTGGCCGCGGGCTCGTTCCGGGACGGCACCCGGGTCGCGGCCACCGCGCCTGACCTGGTCCGGGCCATGTGCGAGGCCAACGCCACGGAGCTGACGACGATGCTGGACCGGGCCATGGAACTGCTGAGCCAGGCCCGGTCGTCACTGGTCGAGGCGCAATCGGTGGCCGAACTCGTGGAGAGCGGCCATGCGGCACGGGTCCGTTACGACAGCTTCCGCCGCCCGCAGATCATCGCGACGACCATCGGCGCCGACGGCTGGCGCGAAGAACTCGCCGCGCAGGGCCGCGCCGGCGGCGTGATCAGATCCGCTCTGCCAGTCCGGGGTAGCCGAGGATGA
- a CDS encoding ABC transporter permease has translation MKYLLTHLEGAWLLTQIHLRLALLPLLIGVLIAVPLGAYVRPRPRLRRFSTITASIVFTIPSLALFVVLPLIIPTRILDEANVLVALTLYTVALLMRTVPEALDAVPSDTREAATAMGYRPRTRFLRVELPLAIPVLTAGMRVVAVTNISMVSVGSVIGIGGLGTWFTEGYQADKSDQIIAGIIAIFVLAVVVDLLILSAGRLATPWTRAKAPA, from the coding sequence GTGAAATACCTGCTGACCCACCTGGAAGGGGCGTGGCTGCTCACGCAGATTCACCTGCGGCTGGCCCTGCTGCCGTTGCTCATCGGCGTGCTCATCGCCGTGCCGCTCGGCGCGTACGTGCGACCGCGGCCGCGGCTGCGCCGATTCAGCACCATCACCGCCAGCATCGTCTTCACCATCCCGTCGCTGGCACTGTTCGTGGTGCTGCCGTTGATCATCCCGACGCGCATTCTCGACGAAGCCAACGTCCTGGTCGCCCTGACGCTGTACACCGTCGCGCTGCTGATGCGGACGGTGCCCGAGGCGCTCGACGCCGTCCCTTCGGACACCCGCGAAGCGGCTACCGCCATGGGTTATCGGCCACGCACCCGATTCTTGAGAGTCGAACTCCCGCTGGCGATTCCGGTCCTCACCGCCGGGATGCGGGTGGTCGCCGTCACCAACATCTCGATGGTGTCGGTCGGTTCGGTGATCGGCATCGGCGGGCTGGGCACCTGGTTCACCGAGGGATATCAGGCCGACAAGAGCGACCAGATCATCGCCGGCATCATCGCCATCTTCGTGCTGGCGGTGGTCGTCGACCTCCTCATCCTGAGTGCGGGCCGCCTGGCCACCCCGTGGACCCGGGCGAAGGCGCCGGCATGA
- a CDS encoding PucR family transcriptional regulator: MDPAVSEANTTIMTRLIARQAEVARSVGHRLASDITELRGDPEIIELLRASVGGNVETIFHALRYDISLENIEAPTAALEYARRLAQRGVPMNALTRAYRIGHALVLDVAAEEINRAGFEPQTCLAIYERMTSVTFRYIDWISQQVVTVYEDERDRWLANRNSTQALRVREVLSGNDSDPEAVTAAIRYPMRRHHLAVVLWWPTGSGQVTGHDDALARLEQFLRAAADHVGTQGSPLFLAADQRTGWGWLPLSGATAPGASAQLRQFTDAHPGAPAVAVGTPLPGVDGFRRSHRQALRAHSVAVTADLTGVTAADAPGFAAAALLGENRDDAREFVHTVLGPLAGAGANDARLRETLQVFLRHGGSYTAAADELVVHFNTVKYRVGRALERRGRPLGDDRLDVEMALLLCHWYEAAVLAEE; this comes from the coding sequence ATGGATCCGGCGGTCAGCGAGGCCAACACCACGATCATGACCCGCCTCATCGCCCGTCAGGCCGAGGTCGCGCGCTCCGTCGGGCACCGTCTGGCCAGCGATATCACCGAGCTGCGCGGCGATCCCGAGATCATCGAACTGCTCCGCGCCAGTGTCGGCGGCAACGTCGAGACCATCTTCCACGCGCTGCGCTACGACATATCTCTGGAAAACATCGAAGCGCCCACCGCTGCCCTCGAGTACGCGCGCCGGCTCGCGCAGCGCGGGGTGCCGATGAACGCCCTCACGCGCGCCTACCGCATCGGCCACGCGCTGGTGCTCGACGTCGCGGCCGAGGAGATCAACCGCGCCGGGTTCGAGCCGCAGACCTGCCTGGCCATTTACGAGCGGATGACGTCGGTGACGTTCCGCTACATCGACTGGATTTCGCAGCAGGTCGTCACGGTCTATGAAGACGAGCGCGACCGCTGGCTCGCCAACCGCAACAGCACACAGGCGCTGCGGGTGCGGGAAGTGTTGTCCGGCAACGACTCCGACCCCGAAGCCGTCACCGCCGCGATCCGCTATCCGATGCGCCGCCACCATCTGGCCGTGGTGCTGTGGTGGCCGACGGGTAGCGGCCAGGTCACCGGGCACGACGACGCGCTGGCCAGACTCGAACAGTTCCTGCGCGCGGCCGCCGATCATGTCGGCACCCAGGGCAGTCCGCTGTTCCTGGCCGCCGACCAGCGGACCGGCTGGGGCTGGCTGCCGTTGTCCGGCGCCACCGCGCCCGGAGCGTCCGCACAGCTGCGGCAGTTCACGGACGCCCATCCCGGCGCCCCTGCCGTCGCCGTCGGCACCCCACTCCCGGGCGTCGACGGCTTCCGCCGGTCACACCGGCAGGCCCTGCGCGCGCACAGCGTCGCCGTGACGGCCGACCTGACCGGTGTCACCGCGGCCGACGCCCCGGGCTTCGCCGCGGCCGCGCTGCTGGGCGAGAACCGGGACGACGCACGGGAGTTCGTCCACACGGTTCTCGGGCCGCTGGCCGGGGCCGGCGCCAATGACGCCCGACTACGCGAGACCTTGCAGGTGTTCCTGCGGCACGGTGGTAGCTACACAGCCGCGGCCGATGAGCTGGTGGTGCACTTCAACACCGTCAAGTACCGCGTCGGGCGGGCTCTCGAGCGGCGGGGACGGCCACTTGGCGACGACCGCCTGGACGTCGAGATGGCGCTGCTGCTGTGCCACTGGTACGAAGCCGCGGTCCTGGCCGAGGAATAG
- a CDS encoding agmatine deiminase family protein, with product MMRRRLLQAGMAAIGAAMLAGCEDSDSAAPPPSARKDDTGPWVMPDEGDPHKRTWMAFGASEQIWGRRLLPQVRRDLATIATTIARFEPVSMLVRPDEMDAARGLIGAANVELIAAPIDDLWIRDTGPVFVKGAGGWGGVDFNFNGWGGKQEHRRDGEVAAFVAGRAGVQTVHTDLVLEGGGIEVDGQGTAIITESCVLNDNRNRGRSKQDVEAELGRVLGVRKVIWLPGIAGHDITDGHTDFYARFASPGVVVAGFDTDPKSFDYDVTRRHLDVLHAATDVHDRPLQVEVIEGPATVREKFENDDFAAGYINFYVCNGAVVAPEFGDPEADAAAKATLERLFAGRQIVQINIDAVAAGGGGIHCTTQQEPAR from the coding sequence GTGATGCGGCGACGGCTTCTGCAGGCAGGGATGGCCGCGATCGGCGCGGCGATGCTGGCGGGTTGCGAGGACAGCGACTCGGCGGCGCCGCCTCCCTCGGCGCGCAAAGACGACACCGGGCCGTGGGTGATGCCGGACGAAGGTGACCCGCACAAGCGGACCTGGATGGCGTTCGGGGCCAGTGAACAGATCTGGGGACGACGGCTGCTGCCGCAGGTGCGCCGCGACCTGGCCACCATCGCCACGACCATTGCGCGGTTCGAGCCCGTGTCGATGCTGGTGCGCCCCGATGAGATGGACGCGGCGCGCGGCCTGATCGGGGCGGCGAACGTCGAGCTGATCGCGGCTCCGATCGACGACCTGTGGATCCGCGACACCGGGCCGGTGTTCGTGAAGGGCGCCGGAGGCTGGGGCGGTGTGGACTTCAATTTCAACGGCTGGGGCGGCAAGCAGGAACATCGCCGCGACGGCGAGGTCGCGGCGTTCGTGGCAGGGCGCGCGGGAGTGCAGACCGTGCACACCGATCTGGTGCTCGAAGGCGGCGGCATCGAGGTCGACGGCCAGGGCACCGCCATCATCACCGAAAGTTGCGTGCTCAACGACAACCGCAACCGCGGTCGGTCCAAGCAGGATGTCGAGGCCGAACTCGGCCGTGTGCTCGGGGTGCGGAAGGTGATCTGGCTGCCGGGTATCGCCGGGCACGACATCACCGACGGCCACACCGATTTCTATGCCCGCTTCGCGAGTCCCGGCGTCGTCGTAGCCGGCTTCGACACCGACCCGAAGTCGTTCGATTACGACGTCACCCGCCGCCACCTCGACGTCCTGCACGCCGCGACCGATGTCCACGACCGACCGCTACAGGTCGAGGTCATCGAAGGCCCGGCGACGGTGCGCGAGAAGTTCGAGAACGACGACTTCGCGGCCGGCTACATCAACTTCTACGTCTGCAACGGCGCGGTCGTCGCACCGGAGTTCGGTGACCCCGAGGCAGACGCCGCTGCCAAGGCCACCCTCGAGCGACTCTTTGCGGGCCGCCAGATCGTGCAGATCAACATCGACGCCGTCGCCGCGGGCGGCGGCGGCATTCACTGCACCACGCAGCAGGAGCCCGCCCGCTGA